In Carcharodon carcharias isolate sCarCar2 chromosome 31, sCarCar2.pri, whole genome shotgun sequence, a genomic segment contains:
- the mb gene encoding myoglobin, which yields MSDWENVIKVWTVVEPNITGIGQTILLRLFEEHAETKALFPKFKDIPLEQLGNNEDLRKHANTVFRALGNILKQKGNHGANVKELADTHINKHKIPPKNFTLITNVAVKVLTEMYPRDMTGPMQDTFSRVFKIICSDLEKLYKDANFQG from the exons ATGAGTGACTGGGAGAACGTCATCAAGGTCTGGACTGTTGTGGAGCCAAACATAACTGGAATCGGACAGACTATTCTACTGCG ATTATTTGAGGAACATGCGGAAACCAAAGCACTTTTCCCCAAGTTTAAGGACATCCCCCTGGAGCAGCTGGGGAACAATGAAGATCTCCGCAAGCATGCCAACACCGTTTTCCGGGCTCTGGGCAATATCTTGAAACAGAAGGGCAACCATGGTGCCAATGTGAAGGAACTTGCAGACACTCATATTAATAAACACAAAATCCCACCAAAGAACTTCACT TTAATCACCAATGTTGCTGTGAAAGTATTGACCGAGATGTACCCACGTGATATGACTGGACCGATGCAAGATACTTTCTCACGTGTTTTTAAAATCATCTGCTCTGACCTTGAGAAACTGTACAAGGATGCTAACTTCCAGGGTTAA